Below is a genomic region from Sulfitobacter sp. OXR-159.
CAAACCCGCGCACCTGACCGCCGATGCGGATGGCCAGCCGCTCCACATCGCGGAACTCAAGCGGGCCGATGCCGCATTTGCCTTCGCGCATCGCGGCGAGCGTCTCTGGCACCGACAGGCCCAGAGCGTTGATCGTGCCGGCACCTGTGATGACAACTCTTTTCATGGGCTCAGCTCTGCTCGGCCTTTAGCCGCTCCACTCCGGCGACGATGCTGCGCACGGTCGAGATGTCGAAATCGCTTTCGCTGGGGCTATTGGCATTAAAGGGCACGTTGATATCAAACATCTCTTCAATGGCGAAGATGCTTTCGACGACCCCCATGCTGTCGATGCCCAGATCCTCCAGCGTGCTGTCGAGCGTGACATCCTCCGGCTCGATCATGGCCTGTTCGGCGAGGATGGTAATGACCTGATCCTGAGTGCTCATGGCGGCGTCCCTCAACAATGTCCGCGGCAGGTTTAGTCAGCCTTGTCGGTTTTGGAAACCACCTTTTGCAGGGCCGCGACATCACGCAGCAGTTTGGGCAAGCGCCGCAGTGCTTTGTAGATTTCGGTTTGTTTGCTCATCTGCGTGGCGGGGTAGCCCAGCATGGTCCGGCCCTCGGGCACGTTGGACAGCACAACCGTCCCGCCGCCCGCGATCACCCGGTCACCGATCGTGATGTTGTCGGCCAGACCGACCTGCCCGCCCAGCACAACATTGTCGCCCACGCGGGTTGAGCCGCCGACTCCGGCCTGCCCGCAAAGCAAACAGTTTTTGCCGATCACCGCGTTGTGGCCGATGTGGACAAGGTTGTCGATTTTCGTGCCATCGCCGACCTGCGTGTCCCGAATGGTGCCGTTGTCGATGGTGGAGCCCATGCCCATCTCAACATCCGCGCCAATGGTCACAGCGCCGAGCGAATGAATGCGTGTCCAAGGTTGCGGTGCCGCGTCGCCCTGATCGCCCAAGGTTTGCCGGGCTTTTTCGACCGTGGACAGCTCTGCCGTCACGAAAGAGAAACCATCGCCGCCCAAACGCACGCCGGACTGCGCTATGAAGCCTGGGCCGATGGTCACGCGCGCGCCGATGCTGACGTGTTCGCGTAGGAAACAGCCCTCGCCCAGTGATGCATCCACGCCGACAAAACACAGGGGCCCGATCACGCTGCCCGCGCCAATCCGCGCCCCGGCAGAGATCACCGCCAGCGGCCCGACCGAGACATCATCGCCAAGCACGGCCTCGGGGTCGATCACGGCTGTAGGATGGATGCCCGGCTTGAACCCCTGCCCTTTGTCGAGCATGCGCGTCACACCGGAAAGCGCATAGCGCGGACGGTTCGGCAAGATTGCCGCCTTGAGACCCAGAGCCCGCCAATCCGCGCCTTCCCAGAGCATCGCCACCTCGGCGGCACCCTCAGAAAGGCTGCTGGCATAGCGCGGGTCCATCGCCAGCGCCATCTCACCCTGTTTGGCACTGGCCGGTTCGGCGACGCCGCTGACCATGAGTTCGATGTCGCCCTCGGCGCTGGCGCCGACGGCTTTGGCGATTTGCTGAACACTATAGGTCATTTCGGGCGGCCCTTACTTGTTGCGCGCCCGAGAGTTAACCCTGAACGCCGCGCAAGGCCACCCCCGCCTTGGCCAGCGCGTTCCAGATCAGCGCATCCCGGCCATAGACGTCATCGCGGTATTCGGTGTGACCACGGGCGTTGGTGACGGCGGTGCGGTAGATCAAATGCACAGGCACCTGCTCTTCCAAGACGATCCGTGTCTCGCGGCCACTGCGCAGAATGGCTTGGAACTCGCCTTCGGGATCCGCAGACTGCGGAGCCATCAACGCATAGGCAAATTCAAACGGTTCGGCCAAACGGACACAGCCATGGCTGAAAGCGCGAACGTCGCGGTCAAACAGGCTCTTGGCTGGGGTGTCATGCAGGTAGATGTTGTACTTGTTGGGGAACATGAATTTCACCAGACCCAGAGCATTGGTGTTGCTGGGCGGCTGGCGCATGGCAAAGGGGAAGGTCCGCGCGGTGTATTTGTTGAAGTTCACCGCGCCGCGGTTCACCTTGCGGCCCCGGCTGTCGGTGATCTCGATATGGTTCACCGCATTACGGTTCTGCTTGAGCTGCGGCAGGTATTCCCCAACGATGATCGAGCGCGGCACATACCAGCTTGGGTTCACAACCATATGCTCCATCACATCCGAAAATTCGGGCGTGGGGCGGTCTTCGCGGGCGGCACCCACGACCGAGCGGGTCTGGAAGGTGGTCTTGCCATCGTCGATGATCTTGGCCGAGAAATCGGGGATGTTCACAAGAATATGACGTTTGCCGCGGTCGGTGTTGAACCACCGCTCACGCTCCAGCGCCACCATGACTGATTGCAGCCGCTGCTCTACACCGATGTTGATCTGCTTCATCGTGGCCGGACCTGCGACACCATCGGTGTTCAGCCCGTGCGCCTCTTGGAATTGGCGCACGGCACCGGTGAGGCTGGCGTCATAGCCTACGGCGTTGGACCGCTCCAGATAGCCCATGGCGATAAGACGGTTGCGCAGTGCGATCACGTCATTGCCAGTATCGCCCGGCTCAAGCTTGCCTGCGGGAACCGACGGACCCCAACCGCCCTGCGACAGCAGATTTTCCATCGCGATCTTCTCTTTGAGCAGCGCATTATACTCAAGGCTGCGCGGCGGCAGCGCGCGGAAATAAGCGGCGGGAGAGGATTTGGGCAGGTCTTGCAGATAGGTCTTGCGGTCACGGTAAGGGATTTCACGCACGATCTGGCTGATGATCCGCTTAGGGATCAGCACGCCGGTCTGTATGTCGCGAGCGTAGCGCAGGAAGACGCGGCTCAGTTCAACTTCGGCGAATCCCCGGTCGCGCGGGCTCTGCGCGTTGCGCAGCATGTCCAGAACGGCATCGGGGTTATAGCGCGTCACCGGCAGGCCGTGGTCATCCGCCGTGGTGATCGCCCGCAGCAGTTCCGAACGGCGCGCGCGGTGTTCCTCGGCGGCACCGGTCCAGATCGCGGCGTAGTCATTTTCGCGGTAGAAGGCAGCGATGTCATCATCCTGCGCGGCAGCCTCGGCGACCGCCTGCTTGAAAGCGGTGACCTGCGCCGTGGCGGGCGCGGCAAAGATCAACGCCGTGATCATCAGGGCCAGCCCCGCGATTAGATTGGGCAGATGCCGTGAAGATGTCGCGCTGAATCCCATGTCGTTCCCCGTGAATTTACCATTGCCGCCGAGCGACCCTATTGCCTGCCCGGTTTGCCAATAATAAGACGCGCAAGTCCATTCAAATTTCCGTTCGCAGGAAAATCTGGTTTTGATCTGTGCGCATCGGGCATCGGTTTTCCCTGTAAACATTGGGTTTTTTAACCACATTGCGCAAAAACTTGCCTAAATTTGTACCTCTCGGGAACCTTTCCGATTCAGCCCTTGGTCAGATTTTCCCGCTATGCAATAACAATGTTGCATCTGGGGATGAGATGAATGGCCCATGTAACATCTTGGGTAACTTAGGCAGACGACGGGACAGAGACACATGACAGGCACAAGCTCCTCGGGTATGACCCGACGCGCCCTTCTGGGTGCATTCGCAGCAACCACCGTTGCAGCAGCTCCCACCTTCTCTAACGCGGCAGGTTTTCTGCGTGGCGCTGGCGATATTCGCCGCATCCGCATGTATTCTGGCCGTACAGGTGAACGACTGGACATGATCTATTGGATCGAAGGCCACTATATCAAAGACGCCTTTGCCGAGATCAACCACTTTATGCGCGATTGGCGGACGGATGAGGTCACCAACATGGACCTGCGTACCGTCGACATCATGGCCGCGTCGCATAACCTGCTGGATGTGAATGAGCCCTATATGCTTCTGTCCGGCTACCGCAGCCCAAAGACCAACGCGATGTTGCGCTCCCGCTCTAGCGGTGTGGCCAAGAACTCGCTGCACCTTAAAGGTCAGGCCGCTGACCTGCGCCTCGCATCGCGCTCGGTGCATCAGGTGGCCCGTGCGGCGATTGCCTGCGGCGGCGGCGGTGTTGGGCGCTATTCCGGCTCCAACTTCACCCATATGGACTGCGGCTCGGTGCGCAGCTGGGGCGGCTGATCGCAGCCTCTCCGGTGAAATGAGTGGTTTGTTAAGGGCGCCTTCGGGTGCCTTTTTTGTAGCGCGCTTTTGGTGCGCGCGGGCTTTCCCCTGCCATGGCGCGCCTCTACGGTCGCGCTGGAATAAGACCGGGGAGCGACATGCAGCCAAAGGGTACAGCGCGAATTGCGGTGATCGGATTGGGGCCACGGGGCCTTGGCGCGTTGGAGGCCCTGTCACAGCGCCTCAAGTCCACCGACCGCCGCGTGCAGATCGATATTTACGAGCCCGGCCCCTACCCCGGCGCCGGACCAAACTTCGCCCCATCAGAGCCGGCCTATTGTCTGCTCAACATCCCATACCGCGATATCGCCATCCGACCGCCGCAAGGAACGACCGTGGGGCGCTTTGCGGAGTGGCAAGACAGGCCCATCGATCCCGACAGTTTCCCATCCCGCGCCGATATGGGCCGCTACCTTAATGCGCGTTGGGACGATCTTTTTGCGCAGGGTTTTAAGAAAACCGGCGCGACTCTCAGGCTGATCCCGGCCCAAGTCTCGCGGATCTCGCGGAAAGGCTCGGGCTGGTGTGTCGAATCGAAGTCCGGCGCGGAGGCAGTTTATAACGAGGTCCTTCTCACCCTCGGCCAGCCGCCCGTAGAGGCGGACGCGCAATGGGCCGGTTGGCAAGATCACGCGGCGCAGACCAAAGCGGAAGTCGCGCAGGCCTATCCTGCGGCAGCGCTCGCTGAACAGGCGGCGGGCTGGCAGGGCAAACAGGTTGCCATCCGGGGCTTGGGTCTGTCGACCTATGACGTGTTGCGCAGCCTGACCACGGCGCAGGGCGGCGGTTTCGATCCGGCGGGCTATCACGCCTCGGGCCGGGAGCCGAGCCGCATTCTGCCCTTCTCGCTCAACGGTCAGCCGCCTTTCCCAAAGCCGGGGAATGCCGCCCTCGACGCGCTTTTCGAGCCATTATCGGAGGAGACCGCCCATTTCATCCAAGCCGCCACGGCAGCGGTCAGCGCGGGGCCTGAGGTGGCACCCTCGCTTATCTCTGGGGCCTTGACGCCCGTGGTGGCCCGCATCCTTGGACCGCAGAATGTGAGCAAGGCGCAGATCTTGGACTGGCTGGAAACTGAATGGTCAGACCCCGGCGCGCAGGACCGTCTGCCCCCGATGGACGCCCTGCGCTATGGGATAGACCTGGCCGTCGGAGAGGTCGTGCCAAGCCCCGGCTACGCGCTAGGGCAGGTTTGGCGCAAATGGCAGGATCAATGGCGCGCGGCCTTCAATCCGGGCCACGCAACCCCGGAGACGGCAAAGCGGTTGATAGACTTCGACGAGGGGCTGAAGCGGTATTCTTACGGGCCGCCCCTGTCGTCGGCGCGAGAACTGCTGGCCCTGATTGACGCGGGATTGGTTGATCTGGCGCTCACCATGAACCCCGAAATTGCAGAAACAGAGCAAAGTTGGACCCTCCGCTCACAAGGGCGGGCGGCGAAAGTCTCAGTCATTATCGACGCGGTGCTTCCCGCGCCGGACCTCTCCAACATCAAGGGCCCGCCCCTGCCCGACCTTATCACGCGGGGTTTTCTCGCGCCGGTTTCAACCGATCTGGCCGCGGCGATTGCGCCCGACGGCACCCTGTGTGACCAAGGCGGAAACCCCGTTCCCGGCCTGTGCCTGTTGGGCCGTTTGGCGCTTGGCAGCGTGACGGCGGTGGATTCGCTGCATGATTGTTTTGGCCAATCTGCCGACCGTTGGGCGCAGGGCGTGATTGAGAGACTGTCGGCCTAAAGCGCTGTTGAAAAGCTACAACAGTTTGTGATCCCGTTATAATGATGGAACAGCCGGGCCCTGAAACGGTTTCCCCTTCAACACGAGATTGAAGAAAAGGGGAACGACGCAATGAGAAGACGACATTTCATCACCGGTATAGCAGCCAGCGGCGCAGCATTCAGCGGCGGCCTCGCCACGCCCGCATTGGCGCATCCGCCCAAGGAAATGCCGAACTATGATGTGCCGCCAGAGATGATGCCGCGCAAAGTGCCGATCGCGGCAGGCGCGCCGCCCTATGAGATCCACGTTGATCCCGATAACTTTGCGCTCTACTGGACGCTGCCCGACAATATGGCATGGCGCTATACTGTGGGCGTCGGTCGCCCGGGTCTTTACGAATCCGGTGAGTTCTACGTGGGCGCCAAGAAGGAATGGCCAAGCTGGACCCCGACGCCGGATATGATCGACCGCGAACCGGAGAAATACGCGAAATACGCCGATGGTATGGATGGCGGTCTGGACAACCCGCTAGGGTCTCGGGGCCTCTACCTCTTTACCGAAGAGCGCGGCGACACCTTTTTGCGAATCCACGGCACCAACGATCCCAGCACGCTGGGCAAGCGCGTTTCCAACGGCTGCGCCCGTCTGGTGAACGACCAGATGGCTGAGCTTTATGACCGGGTGCCGATGAACACCCGCGTGGTGCTTTACGAGCCACTGGTCTAAGTGATCCCGCATTACAAACAGAGTGCCCGGAGCGGAGAATATCCGCTTCGAGCTTCTTTTTGCCGCCAAACCAAACGCAAAGATTGAAACATTCTACACGGGCTGAGGAGCAGGCCGTGCAGCGGCGTGGGACACGTTCCTGTGACGGGTCTGCAACAGGGCTTGAAGGGGGCATTTGGCCCCTGCTTGCAGGGCGCATCAAACGTCTGAAAGTCTTAAAAACATATACTAAACAGTCCGTTGGACAGTTACCGCCAATTGTTACGGTTCAATCGCGGGGCGTCTCGCTTTGACACGGCGCGGTGAGCCAAGTTGCTTTGTAACAGCGCACTGTCACCCTTTAATATCATTGTATCGAACGGGCCTCCCGACCTCCCCGCCTCTCCCCAGAGCGAGTAAGCCGCCGCCCTTTCTAAAACCTGAAAGGACCTGAAAATGAAACTCTTTATCGCAACCGCCGCCGCCACTTTGATCGCCACTGCCAGCCTTGCCGGTCAGTCGACCCGCTACGATGACCTGCGGCTGGATACCTCCGTGACCTCTGGCGTCGTCTACGCTGAGCAGGCCGGTGCCACCCGTCCCAATGAACGCGCTGCAGACCTTCGGCTAGAAACATTCTCGGATGATCGTGCGCCTGTCGCCAACTTCTCAACCAACGGCCTGCAGAGCAGCTTGGGCGAAGGTTTTGCCTATGGCGGTTTTGGCGCGGGTAACGACTCCCGCTGAGCCGACGTGAATAGAACTGAGAAGGCCCGGACCGAGAGGTGCCGGGCTTACTTGCATGCACCAGAGAACGGCCCAGACGGGCGAAAAACTATATTCTCAAAAAGGGGGAAAATGGCGGAGCGACAGGGATTCGAACCCTGGAGACGGTCTCCCGCCTACACACTTTCCAGGCGTGCGCCTTCGACCACTCGGCCACCGCTCCGTTGATGCGCGGTTTAGCTTGGGGGGACAGTGAGTTGCAAGAGCGAAATCCCCCCAAGACAGATAAATTTATCTAACCGCCTAGATGGACATAGACCCGGCGGTTCAACCGGCCCTTTTTCTCAATCTTTCCAAGGCGAAGCGCGCCGATTTCGCCGGTTCGGGCCACATGGGTGCCGCCACAGGGCTGCAAGTCGATGGGGTCTTGCGCGTCACCAATGCGGATCAGACGAATGTCACCCCGCCCGCGCGGCGGCGCGACGGACATGGTCTTGACCAGTTCCGGGGCCGCATCAAGTTCGGCTTCGGTGATCCAATCCTCGCTCACCCGCGCGTCGAGGGAGACGAAGTGGTTCAGGGCCTCCTCCAGCTCCGCCCGATCTTGGGGCGCATCGGGCATGTTGAAATCAAGCCTTCCGTGGCTGGCCGAGATCTGCCCCCCCGTCACCGGATGCGGGATCACCACCGACAACAGATGCAGCGCCGTATGCACGCGCATATGTTTGTGGCGCCGGTCCCAGTCGAGCTCTTGGGTCACATAGGCCCCGACGGGCGGCAGGGCACGCGGCTCGGCCGGAACCAGCGCGATACGGCCACTGTCACGGTCGCGCACGGTGGTGGCGATGGAGAGTTCCTGTTTGTCCCATGTCAGCCAGCCGCTGTCGCCCGGCTGGCCGCCCCCTGTGGGGTAGAACAGGGAATTGTCCAAGATCACCCCGCCCTCTGGCGTATGGGCCGCTACTCGGGCCGGCGCGTCGCGCAGATAGGCTTCCGTCCGAAACAGTTCGCCTGTCATGCCTGCGGCTCCGCCGTTTTGCCGCCCTCGTCCTGCGCGGGCGCGGCATCGCTTTTCAAAGCTTCAGGATTGCGCAGCCAGAGATCACGCTGGGCAAAGGGAATTTCGATCCCTTCTTCGTTGAAACGCGCGGCGATGGCGTGGTTGATGTCGTTCTTGACCTTCATCATCCAATTGACATCCCGCAGGTAGCAGCGGACCTCGAATTCCAGCGCATCGGCACCGAAGTTCAGGAACAGCACCGCAGGCGGCGGGTTGGTCAGCACGATGGGCTGAGCTTGGGCGATCTCTTGCAAGATGCCCTCTACCCGTTTGGTGTCAGTGCCATAGGCCACGCCCACGGGCACGATCAGGCGGCCCACGGTATTGCCCCGGGTGTAGTTGGTGACCGTGCCGCTGATCAGATCGGCATTGGGCACGATGACATCGGTACGGTCAAAGGTCTCGATCCTTGTCGAGCGCACAGAGATGTCGCGCACATAGCCCATCTGGCCGCCCACCTCGATCCAATCGCCTTCGGAGATAGGGCGTTCGATCAACAGGATGATGCCCGACACGAAGTTCGACACCACGTTTTGCAGACCGAAACCAATACCTACCGACAGCGCACCGGCGACATAGGCAAGGGCGGATAGGTCGATCCCGGCCCCGGTAATGGCCAGCAGCGCGGCGAGGAAAATACCGACATAGCCAATCCCCGAGACGATGGCGTTCTGTCCGCCGATGTCCATCCGCGTCTTTGGCAAGACGTTGCTGCGCAGCGCACCTTGAATAAGACGGGTGGCGGCATAGCCGATCACGAAAATCACTGCGAAAGAGAGGAAGTCCGTCGGACGGATCCGCGTCTCGCCAAAGGCGAAGCCTCGGCTGAAGAGCGCCCAAAGCTCGGTCAGGTCGGTGACCCGCGCGCCCCATGCCAAAGCCATCACCGGCAGCGAGAGCAGCAGTAGGATCAGGCCAAAGAACACCGGCATCAACGCATCGCGTGCCTGAACGCCCTGCCCGGTCATTGCGCCGTAGACATCCGCCAAGAAGCGTTGCAGCGTCATCACCAGCCCCAAAAGGACCAGCGTCGTGACGTAAGGCGGCAGCAGCGACACGGCGGCGTTGTAATAGCCACTGATCAGCAAAAGCGGTGCCACCACGGCCACGATCATCGCGCCCAAGCCCAGACCGCGCACCACGCGGCTCAGGGTCGATACGCGCGGCTCTTCAGAGGCAGGTGTATCCTCCGGCACCGGCTCGCTGTGACCGTGCAGAATGCGACCAATGCGGAACAGGGCAAAGGCGCTGAGCAGCATCACAGGCAGGCGGAGCACCGCTTCGGTGGTCTCAGCCGGTTGCTGCCCGTCGAAAATCGCACGGATAATCGCGCCCAGAATGACGGTCACTGTGATTATGCTGACGTAAAAGCGTACGGCTTTCCGCTCGGGGCGCGGAAGCAGGATCAGCGCCTCGTCTTCGTCGCGTGAAAACACCCGCTCGGCCACCCAGCGAACGCCGAGCATCGCGCCGCCAATTACAGGGAGAAGCTGCACCAAGGCAGAGCCGCGAGGCCCTAGCCAATCGGTTGCCAATATGGCCATGGCCAGCAAGACCAAACCGACCGTGGGCAGGATGATCCGCAATAGCGAAACGACGAAGCGCCAGATGCCGAAACCGCGCGCGCCAAACTGTTGGAGTCGCCCGACGATTGTCGTCGACCAGTGGTGACCGCGGAAAATCAGCACCAGGCCGAGTACGGTGAGCCCCAGAACCGCAGGGAGCGATGATCTTAGGTTGCGACGTGCGCTATCTGCATCATCCGGCGCTTCGGCGGCGATTTCTCCCGCTGCGGTGGCCAAATCGTCGATTGCCGTGCGCCAGTGGACCGGGTTGAGCGGCGTGGGCACGACCTCCATCAACTGCTCGGTCTGACGTTCGCGCAGCGCCACGTCGATTTGACCGATCAGCGCATCGGCCCGCAGGTACGCCGCTTCGGCCCGCTGAACCGGCGTCAGCAGGGTGTTGAGCTGTCGGTTCAACTCTTCGCGGTTGGCGGCAACCTCGGGCGATTCCGGTTCGGCCCCTTCACCTTCTGGCGGGGTGCCGAGGGCGGCCAATTGTTCCCGCAGCGCGCTGATCCGCGCTGCGTTCAGGTTTCGCGCCGCGTCAAATTTCGCGCGATAGTCCACCAGCCGGGCGCGCTGCACCTCAAGCATGGTTTCGGTGGTATCCGGCGCGTCGACGGCTTCTTCAGCGGTCGAGGCGACGGTTTCCCATTGGTCAAAGTCCGGCAGAACCGGTTCTTGAGCGACAGCCGCGCCGGTCAGCCAGACCAGCAACGCGGTAAGGCCGAGGGCGAAGCGGAGCATTTGGGTCATGTATCCTCGAAAACACCTGGAATGGATTGTGGCGCGGCATCAAGCCAGCCGGGCGTCGGCAGCCCCTTCTCGCGCAGGAACTCTGGATTGAAGAGCTTGGACTGATAGCGCGTGCCGAAATCGCAAAGCACGGTGACAATCGTATGCCCGGGCCCCATTTCTTTCGCCATGCGCATGGCGCCTGCGACGTTCACGCCAGAAGAAGCGCCCAAGCAGAGCCCTTCGTTTTCCAGCAGATCAAAGACCACCGGCAGGGCTTCTTCGTCAGAAATGTTATAGCTGTAATCCGGTTTGAACCCTTCGAGGTTCGCTGTGATCCGCCCCTGCCCGATACCTTCAGCGATGGAGCTGCCCTCGGCTTTCAACTCGCCTTCGGTGTAATAATTGTGCAGTGCCGCGCCATCGGGGTCGGCCAGTGCGATTTTCACGCCCTTGGGCTGCAGCGCCATGGCCACGCCAACCAGCGTGCCGCCAGAGCCGACCGCACAGCAGAAACCATCCACTTTGCCGCCTGTCTGTTCCCAGATCTCGGGGCCTGTCGTCTCAATATGCGCCTGACGGTTGGCGGTATTGTCGAACTGGTTGGCCCAGATCACCCCTTCGGGCGTGGTCTTGGCCAGTTCCTTGGCCAAACGCTCGGAATAGCGGACGAAGTTGTTGGGGTTTTTGTAAGGGGCCGCAGGCACCTGCACCAATTCGGCACCGGCAAGACGTAGCATGTCTTTCTTTTCCTGAGATTGCGTCTCAGGAATAACGATAACGGTTTTGAACCCCATCGACGCGCCCACAAGCGCAAGCCCGATGCCGGTGTTGCCTGCCGTGCCTTCGACAATGGTGCCGCCGGGCTTCAACTCGCCCCGCGCGATGGCGTCGCGGATGATGAACAGCGCCGCGCGGTCCTTGACCGACTGACCGGGGTTCATGAATTCCGCTTTGCCCAGAATTTCGCAGCCGGTCTCTTCGCTCGCGCCGCGCAGCCGGATCAGCGGTGT
It encodes:
- a CDS encoding acyl carrier protein, which produces MSTQDQVITILAEQAMIEPEDVTLDSTLEDLGIDSMGVVESIFAIEEMFDINVPFNANSPSESDFDISTVRSIVAGVERLKAEQS
- a CDS encoding UDP-3-O-(3-hydroxymyristoyl)glucosamine N-acyltransferase, which gives rise to MTYSVQQIAKAVGASAEGDIELMVSGVAEPASAKQGEMALAMDPRYASSLSEGAAEVAMLWEGADWRALGLKAAILPNRPRYALSGVTRMLDKGQGFKPGIHPTAVIDPEAVLGDDVSVGPLAVISAGARIGAGSVIGPLCFVGVDASLGEGCFLREHVSIGARVTIGPGFIAQSGVRLGGDGFSFVTAELSTVEKARQTLGDQGDAAPQPWTRIHSLGAVTIGADVEMGMGSTIDNGTIRDTQVGDGTKIDNLVHIGHNAVIGKNCLLCGQAGVGGSTRVGDNVVLGGQVGLADNITIGDRVIAGGGTVVLSNVPEGRTMLGYPATQMSKQTEIYKALRRLPKLLRDVAALQKVVSKTDKAD
- a CDS encoding L,D-transpeptidase family protein codes for the protein MGFSATSSRHLPNLIAGLALMITALIFAAPATAQVTAFKQAVAEAAAQDDDIAAFYRENDYAAIWTGAAEEHRARRSELLRAITTADDHGLPVTRYNPDAVLDMLRNAQSPRDRGFAEVELSRVFLRYARDIQTGVLIPKRIISQIVREIPYRDRKTYLQDLPKSSPAAYFRALPPRSLEYNALLKEKIAMENLLSQGGWGPSVPAGKLEPGDTGNDVIALRNRLIAMGYLERSNAVGYDASLTGAVRQFQEAHGLNTDGVAGPATMKQINIGVEQRLQSVMVALERERWFNTDRGKRHILVNIPDFSAKIIDDGKTTFQTRSVVGAAREDRPTPEFSDVMEHMVVNPSWYVPRSIIVGEYLPQLKQNRNAVNHIEITDSRGRKVNRGAVNFNKYTARTFPFAMRQPPSNTNALGLVKFMFPNKYNIYLHDTPAKSLFDRDVRAFSHGCVRLAEPFEFAYALMAPQSADPEGEFQAILRSGRETRIVLEEQVPVHLIYRTAVTNARGHTEYRDDVYGRDALIWNALAKAGVALRGVQG
- a CDS encoding YcbK family protein; its protein translation is MTGTSSSGMTRRALLGAFAATTVAAAPTFSNAAGFLRGAGDIRRIRMYSGRTGERLDMIYWIEGHYIKDAFAEINHFMRDWRTDEVTNMDLRTVDIMAASHNLLDVNEPYMLLSGYRSPKTNAMLRSRSSGVAKNSLHLKGQAADLRLASRSVHQVARAAIACGGGGVGRYSGSNFTHMDCGSVRSWGG
- a CDS encoding FAD/NAD(P)-binding protein, producing MQPKGTARIAVIGLGPRGLGALEALSQRLKSTDRRVQIDIYEPGPYPGAGPNFAPSEPAYCLLNIPYRDIAIRPPQGTTVGRFAEWQDRPIDPDSFPSRADMGRYLNARWDDLFAQGFKKTGATLRLIPAQVSRISRKGSGWCVESKSGAEAVYNEVLLTLGQPPVEADAQWAGWQDHAAQTKAEVAQAYPAAALAEQAAGWQGKQVAIRGLGLSTYDVLRSLTTAQGGGFDPAGYHASGREPSRILPFSLNGQPPFPKPGNAALDALFEPLSEETAHFIQAATAAVSAGPEVAPSLISGALTPVVARILGPQNVSKAQILDWLETEWSDPGAQDRLPPMDALRYGIDLAVGEVVPSPGYALGQVWRKWQDQWRAAFNPGHATPETAKRLIDFDEGLKRYSYGPPLSSARELLALIDAGLVDLALTMNPEIAETEQSWTLRSQGRAAKVSVIIDAVLPAPDLSNIKGPPLPDLITRGFLAPVSTDLAAAIAPDGTLCDQGGNPVPGLCLLGRLALGSVTAVDSLHDCFGQSADRWAQGVIERLSA
- a CDS encoding L,D-transpeptidase → MRRRHFITGIAASGAAFSGGLATPALAHPPKEMPNYDVPPEMMPRKVPIAAGAPPYEIHVDPDNFALYWTLPDNMAWRYTVGVGRPGLYESGEFYVGAKKEWPSWTPTPDMIDREPEKYAKYADGMDGGLDNPLGSRGLYLFTEERGDTFLRIHGTNDPSTLGKRVSNGCARLVNDQMAELYDRVPMNTRVVLYEPLV
- a CDS encoding alanyl-tRNA editing protein, encoding MTGELFRTEAYLRDAPARVAAHTPEGGVILDNSLFYPTGGGQPGDSGWLTWDKQELSIATTVRDRDSGRIALVPAEPRALPPVGAYVTQELDWDRRHKHMRVHTALHLLSVVIPHPVTGGQISASHGRLDFNMPDAPQDRAELEEALNHFVSLDARVSEDWITEAELDAAPELVKTMSVAPPRGRGDIRLIRIGDAQDPIDLQPCGGTHVARTGEIGALRLGKIEKKGRLNRRVYVHLGG
- a CDS encoding DUF3772 domain-containing protein; the encoded protein is MTQMLRFALGLTALLVWLTGAAVAQEPVLPDFDQWETVASTAEEAVDAPDTTETMLEVQRARLVDYRAKFDAARNLNAARISALREQLAALGTPPEGEGAEPESPEVAANREELNRQLNTLLTPVQRAEAAYLRADALIGQIDVALRERQTEQLMEVVPTPLNPVHWRTAIDDLATAAGEIAAEAPDDADSARRNLRSSLPAVLGLTVLGLVLIFRGHHWSTTIVGRLQQFGARGFGIWRFVVSLLRIILPTVGLVLLAMAILATDWLGPRGSALVQLLPVIGGAMLGVRWVAERVFSRDEDEALILLPRPERKAVRFYVSIITVTVILGAIIRAIFDGQQPAETTEAVLRLPVMLLSAFALFRIGRILHGHSEPVPEDTPASEEPRVSTLSRVVRGLGLGAMIVAVVAPLLLISGYYNAAVSLLPPYVTTLVLLGLVMTLQRFLADVYGAMTGQGVQARDALMPVFFGLILLLLSLPVMALAWGARVTDLTELWALFSRGFAFGETRIRPTDFLSFAVIFVIGYAATRLIQGALRSNVLPKTRMDIGGQNAIVSGIGYVGIFLAALLAITGAGIDLSALAYVAGALSVGIGFGLQNVVSNFVSGIILLIERPISEGDWIEVGGQMGYVRDISVRSTRIETFDRTDVIVPNADLISGTVTNYTRGNTVGRLIVPVGVAYGTDTKRVEGILQEIAQAQPIVLTNPPPAVLFLNFGADALEFEVRCYLRDVNWMMKVKNDINHAIAARFNEEGIEIPFAQRDLWLRNPEALKSDAAPAQDEGGKTAEPQA
- a CDS encoding cysteine synthase A yields the protein MQVAKDLAEAIGNTPLIRLRGASEETGCEILGKAEFMNPGQSVKDRAALFIIRDAIARGELKPGGTIVEGTAGNTGIGLALVGASMGFKTVIVIPETQSQEKKDMLRLAGAELVQVPAAPYKNPNNFVRYSERLAKELAKTTPEGVIWANQFDNTANRQAHIETTGPEIWEQTGGKVDGFCCAVGSGGTLVGVAMALQPKGVKIALADPDGAALHNYYTEGELKAEGSSIAEGIGQGRITANLEGFKPDYSYNISDEEALPVVFDLLENEGLCLGASSGVNVAGAMRMAKEMGPGHTIVTVLCDFGTRYQSKLFNPEFLREKGLPTPGWLDAAPQSIPGVFEDT